The Edaphobacter sp. 12200R-103 genome contains a region encoding:
- a CDS encoding DegT/DnrJ/EryC1/StrS aminotransferase family protein — translation MSTTSIQIPAMIPVARPYIGTEEEHAVVEALRSGWITQGPRVADFERNFSNYIGCDHSVAVSSCTTALHLAMMACKISPGDEVICPSLSFIATANSITYVGATPIFCDIDPVTFNLDPLKLEELITPKTKAILVVHQIGLPAEMNTILEIAAKHSLAVIEDAACAIGSEYEGQRIGKPLGTVACFSFHPRKILTTGEGGMITTNDAEVANRLRKLRQHAMSLSDVARHNAKQVTTETYDEVGYNFRMTDMQAAVGSVQLGRLPGFLERRRHLASRYDQALLALSWLETPFVPANCLHNYQSYMVKLIGSAAEKRDAVMQTLLEKNISTRRAIMATHREIPYREERWEATLPQTNLIAKTALILPLFHQMTESDQDYVIEALYSISA, via the coding sequence ATGAGCACTACGTCTATACAGATACCGGCAATGATTCCGGTGGCACGACCTTATATCGGCACAGAAGAGGAACATGCTGTCGTTGAAGCATTGCGTTCCGGATGGATTACGCAGGGACCACGCGTTGCTGATTTCGAGAGGAATTTTTCTAACTATATTGGTTGCGATCATTCCGTTGCGGTCTCCTCCTGCACGACGGCTCTGCATCTGGCCATGATGGCATGCAAGATCAGCCCAGGCGACGAGGTTATCTGTCCAAGCCTTTCTTTTATCGCGACGGCCAATTCCATCACCTACGTCGGCGCCACACCGATCTTCTGCGATATCGACCCTGTAACTTTCAATCTCGATCCGCTCAAGTTGGAAGAGCTGATCACGCCAAAGACCAAAGCGATCCTCGTCGTTCATCAGATCGGCCTTCCGGCGGAGATGAACACAATCCTGGAGATCGCTGCAAAGCATAGCCTCGCTGTGATCGAAGATGCCGCCTGCGCAATCGGGTCGGAGTATGAGGGACAACGAATTGGTAAACCACTCGGTACGGTAGCCTGTTTCAGCTTCCATCCCCGAAAGATTCTGACTACGGGTGAAGGCGGCATGATTACGACGAATGATGCTGAAGTAGCCAATCGCCTTCGCAAGCTGCGTCAGCACGCCATGAGCCTGTCAGATGTCGCTCGCCACAATGCGAAACAGGTGACAACCGAAACCTATGACGAAGTTGGTTATAACTTCCGCATGACGGATATGCAGGCTGCAGTCGGAAGTGTACAACTGGGCCGGTTGCCAGGTTTTCTTGAGCGCCGCCGCCATCTTGCTTCGCGGTACGACCAGGCTCTCCTTGCGCTCTCATGGCTCGAAACCCCTTTTGTCCCTGCAAACTGCCTACACAACTACCAGTCATACATGGTTAAGCTCATCGGATCTGCAGCCGAGAAGAGGGACGCCGTCATGCAGACACTTCTTGAGAAGAATATCTCGACTCGCAGAGCCATCATGGCGACCCATCGCGAAATTCCGTATCGCGAGGAGCGCTGGGAGGCGACCTTGCCTCAGACTAACCTAATCGCGAAGACAGCGCTCATCCTGCCCCTGTTTCACCAGATGACGGAATCTGATCAGGACTACGTTATTGAAGCTCTTTATTCGATCTCGGCCTAG
- a CDS encoding NAD-dependent epimerase/dehydratase family protein — MNPIEGKTIFMTGGAGFIGSTTIDQLLEQGASEVRVLDNFIRGNVRNLENALLTGRVKLVEGDIRDAELVDSLTEGSDYVFHMAALRITRCAEAPREAVQVLIDGMSNVLESAVRHKIKKIVAASSASVYGDPSYLPMDENHPFNNRTLYGAGKIANEQMLRSYYEMFRLPYVAFRYFNIYGPRMDLDGVYTEVLVRWMDAIEAGQPPKIFGDGKQSMDFVYVEDVARANIAGLLSDATDEAFNVGTGVETSLNQLCHLLLKVSESNLKPEFHEARKVNNVRARRATTDKAERMLGFKAGIDLETGLKLLLEWRNQIKSELTTTAGNAK, encoded by the coding sequence ATGAATCCTATTGAAGGCAAAACGATTTTCATGACCGGCGGAGCCGGCTTTATCGGGAGCACCACGATTGACCAGCTCCTTGAGCAGGGAGCTTCTGAAGTACGCGTCCTGGATAACTTTATCCGAGGCAATGTCCGTAATCTGGAGAATGCCCTGCTGACAGGACGCGTAAAGCTCGTCGAAGGCGATATCCGCGACGCGGAGCTGGTCGATAGCCTCACTGAGGGCTCCGACTACGTCTTTCATATGGCGGCATTGCGTATTACCCGTTGCGCTGAAGCACCTCGTGAAGCCGTCCAGGTCCTGATCGATGGCATGTCGAATGTTCTCGAGAGCGCCGTGCGTCACAAAATCAAGAAGATCGTCGCAGCATCCTCCGCTTCCGTCTACGGAGACCCTTCTTATCTCCCCATGGATGAGAACCATCCCTTCAACAACCGCACACTATACGGCGCCGGCAAGATTGCCAATGAGCAGATGCTTCGGTCCTACTACGAGATGTTCAGACTTCCGTATGTGGCGTTTCGCTACTTCAACATCTACGGGCCGCGCATGGACCTCGACGGCGTCTACACCGAAGTTCTGGTTCGCTGGATGGATGCAATTGAAGCTGGACAGCCGCCGAAGATCTTTGGCGACGGGAAGCAATCCATGGACTTTGTCTATGTGGAGGACGTTGCCCGCGCCAATATCGCAGGACTGCTATCGGATGCGACCGATGAGGCGTTCAACGTTGGCACAGGGGTAGAGACCTCGCTCAATCAGCTCTGTCATCTCCTGTTGAAGGTCTCTGAATCCAATCTCAAGCCCGAGTTCCACGAAGCTCGCAAGGTCAACAATGTCCGCGCCCGCCGGGCGACTACTGACAAGGCTGAGCGAATGCTGGGCTTCAAGGCAGGAATCGACCTCGAAACGGGTCTCAAATTGCTCCTTGAATGGCGTAACCAGATCAAATCGGAACTCACTACAACAGCAGGGAACGCGAAATGA
- a CDS encoding DapH/DapD/GlmU-related protein gives MSVEHESMTSSEVRTVPAVFGSAVMVEDPPWEWEFAAHLKQTHTPAELLAIFAKYRNDEAPFEASMRRILIRAMCKSAGHALQSGPGVVFKHPETMELGDKVFLGAQTMIQGRFDGTCHIGNHVWIGPHAYFDARHLVIEDYVGWGPGAKVLGSSHTGDPVDVPIIATELMIKPVVIGYGADIGTNATILPGVHVGANSIVGAGAVVTADVPEYAVVAGVPAKVIRYRR, from the coding sequence ATGTCGGTTGAGCACGAATCTATGACGTCCTCCGAAGTACGGACGGTACCCGCGGTTTTTGGCAGCGCCGTGATGGTGGAGGATCCGCCCTGGGAGTGGGAATTTGCGGCGCATCTGAAGCAAACACATACGCCCGCCGAGCTTCTTGCCATCTTCGCGAAGTATAGGAATGACGAAGCTCCCTTCGAGGCTAGCATGCGCAGGATCCTGATCCGGGCGATGTGCAAATCAGCGGGTCACGCCTTGCAGAGTGGTCCTGGAGTCGTCTTCAAGCATCCGGAGACGATGGAGCTTGGCGACAAGGTTTTTCTTGGAGCGCAGACCATGATCCAGGGGCGCTTCGATGGTACGTGCCATATCGGCAACCACGTATGGATCGGTCCGCATGCCTACTTCGACGCACGTCATCTTGTGATTGAGGACTACGTCGGGTGGGGTCCCGGGGCAAAAGTGTTGGGCTCCAGCCACACCGGCGACCCAGTCGACGTTCCAATTATTGCGACGGAGCTGATGATCAAGCCTGTCGTTATTGGCTATGGGGCCGACATCGGAACCAACGCAACGATTCTTCCTGGAGTGCATGTGGGAGCCAACTCCATCGTTGGGGCAGGCGCGGTTGTGACCGCTGACGTGCCCGAATATGCTGTAGTCGCCGGAGTTCCGGCGAAGGTTATACGGTATCGCCGATAA
- a CDS encoding DegT/DnrJ/EryC1/StrS aminotransferase family protein, producing MKIPFVDLRSMHMEIKDELQEVFDRVLDKSSFVLGAEVQRFEQEFAAYVGTEYCVAVNTGTAALHLALAGLEIGAGDEVITVPHTFIATAEAISAVGATPVFVDIDPVSFTMDPALLETAITSKTRAIIPVDLYGQIADMDPILEIASRHGIPVVEDACQAHGAEYKGRKAGSFGIAGCFSFYPGKNLGACGEGGAVTTNDAELANRIRLWRDHGSSKRYEHIFPGLNMRMEGLQGGFLSVKLKYLDQWNDQRREAAAAYDAALVGTDMEIPTEMPHNRHVYHLYVVQSARRDQLREQLAEANIETGLHYPTPLHLQQAYQSLGYKQGDFPVTETLKDRILSLPMYPGIKPEAIAHVISELKEGCYVG from the coding sequence ATGAAGATTCCCTTTGTTGATCTGCGATCGATGCACATGGAGATTAAGGATGAGTTGCAGGAGGTCTTCGACCGTGTCCTGGATAAATCATCTTTCGTCTTGGGCGCTGAAGTACAACGGTTCGAACAGGAATTCGCCGCATACGTCGGCACCGAATATTGTGTCGCCGTTAATACAGGAACTGCAGCGCTACACCTTGCTCTGGCTGGTCTCGAGATAGGTGCCGGAGACGAGGTCATCACCGTACCTCATACCTTTATTGCAACAGCGGAAGCCATCTCGGCGGTTGGCGCAACGCCGGTCTTTGTAGATATTGACCCTGTGAGCTTCACGATGGACCCCGCGCTTCTCGAAACAGCCATCACCAGCAAGACTCGTGCAATCATTCCTGTGGATCTCTACGGTCAGATCGCCGATATGGATCCGATTCTGGAGATTGCAAGTCGGCATGGCATTCCTGTTGTCGAGGATGCCTGCCAGGCTCACGGTGCGGAATATAAGGGGCGAAAGGCTGGATCGTTCGGTATCGCAGGTTGCTTCAGCTTTTACCCTGGCAAGAACCTCGGCGCCTGCGGCGAGGGTGGGGCCGTAACGACCAATGATGCCGAATTGGCAAACCGCATTCGCCTATGGCGCGATCACGGATCGTCAAAGCGGTACGAACATATCTTCCCTGGCCTGAACATGCGCATGGAAGGTCTGCAGGGTGGATTTCTTTCCGTAAAGTTAAAATATCTCGATCAGTGGAACGATCAGCGCCGCGAGGCTGCCGCCGCTTACGACGCTGCACTTGTTGGCACTGATATGGAGATTCCGACGGAGATGCCGCACAACCGGCACGTCTACCATCTCTATGTTGTACAGTCAGCAAGGCGGGATCAGCTTCGCGAACAATTGGCCGAAGCCAACATCGAAACCGGTCTCCACTACCCCACACCTCTGCATCTTCAGCAGGCTTACCAATCGCTTGGTTACAAGCAAGGAGACTTCCCTGTCACAGAGACATTGAAGGACCGCATCCTCTCACTTCCAATGTACCCCGGAATCAAACCCGAAGCCATCGCTCATGTCATCTCGGAGCTCAAAGAGGGATGCTATGTCGGTTGA
- a CDS encoding acyltransferase → MSPQTTIDSAEEAAPVITAEFSRIAPDVKIGKEVRIFAFVNLYGCTIGDNSKIGTFVEIQKNAEIGRNVKVSSHTFICEGVRIEDDVFIGHNVSFINDKHPRSTNTNGNLQTEADWKVVPTVVKRGASIGTSCTILCGVTIGESAIVGAGSVVTRDVLPNTVVAGNPARFLRLVEEA, encoded by the coding sequence ATGAGTCCGCAAACCACGATAGATTCAGCCGAAGAGGCAGCGCCGGTGATTACGGCTGAGTTTAGCCGCATTGCGCCAGATGTAAAGATCGGCAAGGAGGTGCGCATCTTCGCCTTCGTCAATCTCTACGGCTGCACCATTGGCGACAACAGCAAGATCGGCACCTTCGTTGAGATCCAGAAGAACGCAGAGATCGGCAGGAACGTGAAAGTCTCAAGCCATACCTTTATCTGCGAAGGTGTCAGGATTGAGGATGATGTCTTTATCGGACACAACGTGTCGTTTATCAACGATAAACATCCTCGCTCCACCAATACCAATGGAAATCTGCAAACAGAAGCGGACTGGAAGGTCGTTCCGACCGTGGTCAAGCGTGGCGCTTCGATCGGGACAAGCTGCACCATTCTTTGCGGAGTAACCATTGGCGAGTCGGCCATCGTAGGTGCTGGCAGCGTGGTCACCCGTGATGTCCTGCCCAACACTGTCGTTGCCGGCAATCCTGCTCGATTTCTAAGGTTGGTGGAGGAAGCATGA
- a CDS encoding Gfo/Idh/MocA family protein, translating into MVNFGVVGYGYWGPNLVRNLFEVSETQVIAVSDMNADRLKLVKSRFPSVELYSDFREMLKNPKIDAIAIATPVFTHYDLALQALQHGKHVMVEKPMTTTSEQALHLIEEATRRNLVLMVDHTFVYTGAVRKIKEITDSGKLGDMLYYDSTRINLGLFQRDVDVIWDLAVHDLAIMDYILPSTPCAVAATGINHVFGGTENLAYITMFFEENIIAHVNVNWLSPVKVRRTLLGGSKQMIVYDDMEPSEKVKVYDKGITVNSTPDSVYKALVGYRSGDMFAPQLDMSEALKVEIQHFVDCVKTGAEPITGGECGLRVVRILESASLSMRQRGKLINLTSNERAQGAA; encoded by the coding sequence GTGGTTAATTTTGGCGTAGTTGGTTATGGATACTGGGGACCAAATCTGGTCCGCAACCTTTTCGAAGTTTCTGAAACACAGGTCATCGCCGTCAGCGATATGAATGCTGACCGTCTGAAACTGGTAAAGAGCCGTTTCCCTTCCGTTGAGCTCTATTCTGACTTCAGAGAAATGCTGAAAAATCCGAAGATCGATGCAATTGCCATCGCCACACCGGTTTTTACGCACTACGATCTGGCGCTGCAAGCCCTGCAGCACGGCAAGCATGTGATGGTCGAAAAGCCAATGACCACGACTTCAGAACAGGCTCTACACCTGATCGAAGAAGCGACGCGACGCAACCTGGTGCTGATGGTGGACCATACCTTCGTCTATACCGGTGCTGTTCGCAAGATCAAAGAGATCACCGATTCCGGCAAGCTGGGCGACATGCTGTACTACGACTCTACAAGGATCAACCTCGGTCTTTTCCAGCGAGATGTCGATGTCATCTGGGACCTTGCAGTTCACGACCTTGCAATTATGGACTACATTTTGCCCTCGACACCGTGCGCCGTCGCGGCAACCGGCATCAACCACGTGTTTGGCGGCACGGAGAACCTGGCTTATATCACGATGTTCTTCGAAGAGAACATCATCGCTCACGTCAATGTAAATTGGCTTTCCCCGGTAAAAGTCCGGCGTACCCTGCTCGGTGGCAGTAAGCAGATGATCGTTTATGACGATATGGAACCGAGCGAGAAGGTCAAGGTCTACGACAAGGGAATCACAGTCAACTCGACTCCCGATTCCGTCTACAAAGCCCTGGTTGGCTATCGTTCAGGCGATATGTTTGCACCGCAGTTGGATATGTCCGAGGCCCTCAAGGTTGAGATTCAACACTTTGTTGATTGCGTGAAAACCGGAGCCGAGCCAATCACCGGCGGCGAGTGTGGACTGCGAGTCGTTCGTATCCTTGAGAGTGCTTCTCTTTCCATGAGGCAGCGGGGCAAGCTGATCAACCTAACTTCGAACGAACGTGCCCAGGGGGCTGCTTGA